AGTAGACTGTTGAAAGTTTCCGTTGTAATAACTTTAGTCACCGatctgttaaaaataaataaaacacagagaaacgTACAGATAGACATGACTGCTATCGAAAGTTACACAAGCAACCCGCAGGTAGTTTATGACGTAATCCGGGTGCGCCCATTACCACCGGAAACTTTGCCACGTCATAGTGTGTCGGACGCAGACACCCGCCGTGGTGGTGTGGCTGAGTCCATTCAAAATGATTCGTTTCGAAAGCGAATTACATTGCTTGACCAACCGGTCAACTTGTAGAAGAGTTTAACTACGAAGTTACATAGCACGGAAATTCCACACTGTCGTCTGTTCTTTCTTGCTGTGTTTACGGTAAGTCCTTTCGCTAACCGGCTAATCGTTTACTGCGAAGATGAAATGTGTAGTCACCTGGGGTGATGAAGGCTgcggttttttttgtaattactgCTTGCCTTCAAACGAGAATCAGTTTTATTGTTTCTTATTGAACATTTGACATGAGAGTCTTGCTACTACATAACATCAATCGAGAACGCATTCTATGATTTCATGCTAcacatttggaaatatttttgaTTGAACTAACACGGACTGTaccataagttttttttttaggcaaggCAAATAAAATGAACTTTGAACACATTTGACGTTGAAACAACGctgtcataaaaacaaaacccaacccTCCTGAGGATTTTATTGTACGGGGTTTGTTGAATGTATTTGACAGGTGTAGATTACGTCCAGTGATACCTAATAATAAATATCAGATCTTGAGGACGATTTATAGCAGGGCTGTTTGCATTTAATATTGTGCTAGTTGGGGTGTAACTAATGACTAGTCGCGGTCTGTGGAACAGTCATGTAACAAAGGAACGACAGCATTACGGTAAGGTGTATGTTTTCATGGACTCAAAAGTCAATGGATGAGTGTTTCCTGGTGTTGGTTGTGTTGAATGAACCCTTTGTGGGATAGGCTCATATCCCAGTTGGTATCCTGTTCAGGGACCTAGCCCGGATCCCGCGAAGGCAAATATGATTTGATGACTCCGGATAGTTAACTGTCGAGCACTTCAGCTTGTAAAACAGCGTCACTTTCCAACAGTGAAAATTTGAAATAGGAATCATATGTTCCAGGGCCATTCATTCAAGCCCTGTTGCAAAAATGGGTTGGGTGGTGGTTTGAGGTAAAGTGTTAGAAAATGCAAAAGTTACGAGCACAGAAATCCAAAGTATAACTCAACAATGGTAAATTACTAAACGTGGGTTCTTGCTTTACAGTGGTCTTGGAATGTGACATTTCAAGTTTGCGCAGTTGTGTAAGAAGAAATCACACAGCACAGGAACATGCTCATTTACCATTGGATGTactaacctgtttttttttttttttttttgtatttcagtaCAAATACCTACTTTAATATAGTTGTCATGGCTCCTGCTTGGATAGTACATTGTACAGTATATCCCAGGTTTGTGTCATAGTATCTAGGCATTTTTACAACCCAGAGGGTGGGGACAAACATACAGCATAAGCGACACtaatttctttgtttctttctatTTGATTGTATTGTGAGAGAGGACCGAATGGGACAGGATTCTTCCATTGGTCATAATGGGCAATGTGAGATTACTCGCCACTGGACAAACTCATGGCTGTTAGAAAActacagttgtttgtttacattatgTTATTAGCTGCTGCTATTCTGAGTGACAGAATGCAAGCTGTGCAGAACGTAAGAAGGGAGTTACATGACGTAGGCAACACCAAAGTCACCATTATGCATTGTTACTTGTTAATTACTTGTTACTTGTTAAAATGTCTTAGCTCTCTTCATTTTAGTACTGATAATCTTGTACCCTTGTTTTGTTTCTAGCATAATAcctagtctttttttatttttatattggtGTCAATACATTTTATACAAGAGCTGTAAAGTGAGCGCAAAGGCTTGCAAATTGCTTGAATTCGACCTTGATCACGGCGTTTGAACCCTAAACAGGCAGAGAATTCATGTTTGACAGGTCAAGGTtctacatgaaataaaataaacatactgTTGCTCTGTTCAAAGATATACTGTTCTTATTTATAGTacagtgtttatttttaaatactgtgtcatcctttgacacacacacacaacctaagGGTGTATTCCCTGCAAGAGCTCATTTATATACTTGTGGGTTTCCCAGGCCAAGGTTGTGGAATGCTGCTGGACGAGACTCCCCTGTTCGATCCTTCTCTGCTTCAGGAGTTAGACTGGAGCGACAACAGTGTCTCCTTCTCACCCTACATCTCTCCCTCCAGCCCAGGCGACGGTCTGGTGCTCAGGCCCCTCTGCAGCGCCGACTTCAACAGGGGTGAGTGGCACATTTTCAACTATCCGCTAATTTCCCAACATGTCACGGAAACTTGAGGTTTGTATTCAGTCCAATGCTATGTAACCCATGAGGATGTTCAACCTCACTTTCAAATGTAATCATTAACATCGAATTACTGTACAGGTCAAGTGTTTCCCTGGATATGTGCGAATTATGATTTCACAGATTATGTTTTTATGCCCAGGCGAAAGCCCCGCCGGTCTAATATAAAATTATAGGTTTGTTTGCACCATCTTGTGACAACTCGGTCCCAAGGAACTATGGTGAAGTGAGGGAAAGAGCTTCCATTTAATCAGACCGTAGCCCTGTCTCATAGAAAACTGGTATTTTACTCCCATCTTGTGCTATCTTTCGGCATTTGtaaaccttttttgggggagagGGATGTCACTATAACCATACCAATGTGTGCATATATACTACTGAGATATTTTTTCTTGTGCACAATGGTAGCTATTAAAATTTGTGTAAAAAGAGCAAGAGTGTAAACCAACAAGTTTCCCGTTTTTGTCTTCCAGGGTTCTTTATGGTTCTTTCTGAATTAACCGAGACAGGTGATGTGACTGAAGACCAGTTTCTAAGTAAGTCAACGTTATTTGTCACAATGAAAACTCTGTTGTGACTGCTTTGCTGAAcgccaattgaaatgaatgaaattattttatcaTACAGAAAAGTTTGAGCACATGAAAAAAACAGGGGACTACTATGTAGTGGTGGTGGAGGACACCAATCTTGGACAAATTGTGGCCACGGCCACTTTAATCACAGAGCACAAATTCATCCATTCTTGTGCAAAGGTAAGTTTGCTTCTTCCTTCACACTAATGCCCGAGAGGAGGTGACTGGGGTGCTAATGTTGCATATGAGTGGACTGTTAAGCTTGAATGAGAACTCCATCTGTGGGGGTTTGTTTGCAGAGAGGCCGAGTTGAGGAGGTGGTTGTTAGTGACGTGTGCAGAGGCAAACAGCTGGGAAAACTGTGAGTACAACTCTGGCTGGTCTGACAATTTTGTTACCTCCACCCATAAGTATGAGttgtcttgatttaaaaaaaaaatcgccttcCTCTTGAAAGTCGGGAAATTACTTCATTACATTTTAGTGGCAAACTACAAACAGTTGCTGCCACTCTTAGTAGATGCTCTACTTCAAATAATCATCGTGCCTTCTCTTGAATAAATGCGCACGGCCCCTCAAATACTGTAAGTTTACCCTTTTTGCCTTGTGTTTGCGTCCTCCCCGTCAAAAAATAAGCACAGCATTTTAAATGCATCCTTTTAATTCCTCAGAAGAAATAAACTGTGGTATGATTGATGTTGCTTTAGACGTC
This Hippocampus zosterae strain Florida chromosome 4, ASM2543408v3, whole genome shotgun sequence DNA region includes the following protein-coding sequences:
- the gnpnat1 gene encoding glucosamine 6-phosphate N-acetyltransferase, with the translated sequence MLLDETPLFDPSLLQELDWSDNSVSFSPYISPSSPGDGLVLRPLCSADFNRGFFMVLSELTETGDVTEDQFLKKFEHMKKTGDYYVVVVEDTNLGQIVATATLITEHKFIHSCAKRGRVEEVVVSDVCRGKQLGKLLMSTLTLLSKKLNCYKITLECAPKNVAFYQKFGYSASDETYMQCRFSH